From Weissella confusa, a single genomic window includes:
- the rpsG gene encoding 30S ribosomal protein S7: MPRKGYTKQAEVLPDPIYNSKLVSRLINRLMLDGKRGTASTILYEAFDRIKEATGQEPLAVFEEALNNIMPVLEVKARRIGGSNYQVPVEVRPERRVTLGLRWLVQYSRARGEHTMDERLAKEIMDAANNTGASVKKREDTHKMAEANRAFAHYRW; the protein is encoded by the coding sequence ATGCCACGTAAGGGTTACACTAAGCAGGCTGAAGTTCTGCCTGATCCAATTTACAACTCAAAGCTTGTTTCACGTTTGATCAACCGTTTGATGCTTGATGGAAAGCGCGGAACTGCTTCAACTATCTTGTACGAAGCTTTTGATCGTATCAAGGAAGCTACTGGTCAAGAGCCATTGGCTGTGTTCGAAGAAGCTTTGAACAACATCATGCCTGTATTGGAAGTTAAGGCTCGCCGTATCGGTGGATCTAACTACCAAGTTCCTGTCGAAGTTCGTCCAGAACGTCGTGTAACGTTGGGATTGCGCTGGTTGGTGCAATACTCACGCGCTCGCGGTGAGCACACGATGGATGAGCGTTTGGCTAAGGAAATCATGGATGCTGCCAACAACACTGGTGCATCTGTTAAGAAGCGTGAAGACACGCACAAGATGGCTGAAGCCAATCGTGCCTTCGCACACTACCGTTGGTAA
- the eis gene encoding enhanced intracellular survival protein Eis translates to MGQPVILEAAYFDAVYELYRYAFHKEPRGGRDALAEFFKQTTVYGEFDDNNQLTSQVTRIPFNVRMGHQLVAGNGIGNVASYPEYRGNGAASRLMMQSLQDAYDAGEVVSYLAPFSYGFYGRFGYAQVFDHADIEWQATDFPQGKRTSGTVERLPFDRAIEPMKLVYREADAFEHGAVAREDWWWRYYFNMKTPQTKFAIYRDAEGVAQGYVMYEFHEMTFVIREWVNLTAEALQGLTRFIGSHAGSFDRFMYEAPTADITAVPVVQMMTEPKYEAVIKPYMQARIVNLPALFKVLQLDVPETVAFDVQDETAPWNGGRFELRGGNLERIVQTKSPQLSGSIQAFTQWLMGYKRLSSLLLTGDLQTGTPEDFEPLDALLARQQPVLADYF, encoded by the coding sequence ATGGGACAACCAGTTATTCTTGAAGCGGCTTATTTTGACGCCGTTTATGAGCTCTATCGTTATGCATTTCATAAGGAGCCACGTGGGGGACGTGATGCCTTAGCTGAATTCTTTAAGCAAACAACCGTTTACGGTGAATTTGATGACAATAATCAACTAACCAGTCAAGTGACACGGATTCCGTTTAACGTGCGAATGGGTCATCAACTAGTTGCCGGTAATGGCATTGGTAACGTCGCAAGTTATCCAGAGTATCGTGGTAATGGGGCTGCCTCACGCTTAATGATGCAATCATTGCAAGATGCTTATGATGCAGGCGAAGTGGTCAGTTACTTGGCGCCTTTTTCATACGGCTTTTATGGTCGCTTTGGTTACGCACAAGTATTTGATCATGCAGATATTGAATGGCAAGCCACTGATTTTCCACAAGGTAAGCGTACATCGGGAACTGTTGAACGTTTGCCGTTCGACCGCGCAATTGAGCCGATGAAGCTTGTGTACCGCGAGGCCGACGCTTTCGAACACGGGGCGGTTGCGCGTGAAGATTGGTGGTGGCGTTACTATTTCAACATGAAAACGCCTCAGACAAAGTTCGCTATATATCGAGACGCAGAAGGCGTTGCCCAGGGCTATGTAATGTACGAGTTCCACGAGATGACGTTTGTGATTCGCGAATGGGTTAATCTAACGGCAGAAGCGTTGCAAGGATTGACGCGCTTCATTGGTAGCCATGCGGGCTCGTTCGATAGGTTTATGTACGAAGCACCTACGGCAGACATAACGGCCGTACCAGTTGTTCAAATGATGACAGAGCCGAAATATGAAGCGGTTATTAAGCCATATATGCAAGCTCGCATCGTGAATTTGCCAGCGTTATTTAAAGTTTTGCAATTAGATGTGCCGGAGACGGTGGCGTTCGACGTCCAAGATGAGACCGCACCATGGAATGGTGGACGCTTTGAGTTGCGTGGGGGCAACTTAGAACGGATTGTCCAAACTAAATCCCCACAATTATCAGGTAGCATTCAGGCGTTTACACAATGGTTGATGGGCTACAAACGATTGTCTAGTCTGCTATTAACGGGTGACTTACAAACTGGTACGCCTGAAGATTTTGAACCTTTAGATGCCCTATTAGCGCGCCAACAACCCGTATTGGCTGATTACTTCTAA
- the rpsL gene encoding 30S ribosomal protein S12, giving the protein MPTINQLVRKPRKSKSTKSKSPALNFGYNSQSKKTTNVSSPQKRGVATRVGTMTPKKPNSALRKYARVRLSNLIEVTAYIPGIGHNLQEHSVVLIRGGRVKDLPGVRYHIIRGALDTAGVDGRMQSRSKYGAKRPKKK; this is encoded by the coding sequence ATGCCTACTATTAACCAATTGGTTCGTAAGCCTCGTAAGTCAAAGAGCACGAAGTCAAAGTCACCAGCTTTGAACTTCGGTTACAACTCACAATCAAAGAAGACGACTAACGTTTCTTCACCACAAAAGCGTGGTGTTGCAACTCGTGTCGGAACGATGACTCCTAAGAAGCCTAACTCAGCTTTGCGTAAGTACGCCCGTGTGCGTCTTTCAAACTTGATCGAAGTTACGGCATACATTCCTGGAATCGGCCACAACTTGCAAGAACACTCAGTTGTTTTGATCCGTGGTGGACGTGTAAAGGACTTGCCTGGAGTTCGTTACCACATCATCCGTGGTGCTTTGGATACTGCCGGTGTTGACGGTCGTATGCAATCACGTTCAAAGTACGGCGCAAAGCGTCCTAAGAAGAAGTAA
- the fusA gene encoding elongation factor G encodes MANKREYPLLRTRNIGIMAHIDAGKTTTTERILYYTGKIHKIGETHDGASQMDFMEQEKERGITIQSAATTAVWRGFHDQYDKEPFRVNIIDTPGHVDFTIEVERSLRVLDGAVAVLDGAAGVEPQTETVWRQAETYEVPRIVFVNKMDKMGADFQMSVDSLKSRLDANAKAVQWPIGAEDDFEAIIDLIEKVALYPIDELGEKWEKREIPADYAELAEEKYNELVEAIADVDDEIMDKYLGGEEISEAELKAAIRRATISLQFYPVLAGSAYKDKGVQMMLDAVVDYLPSPLDVKPYVATDPDTDEEVDLIADDDKPFAALAFKVMTDPFVGRLTFVRVYTGTLESGSYVLNTSKGKRERVGRLLQMHATNRTEIEEVFSGDIAALIGLKDTTTGDSLTATDHPLILESMEFPDPVIQLAIEPKTKADQDKMSTALQKLAEEDPSFRAETNPETGDTLISGMGELHLDIIVDRLRREFNVEATVGAPQVAYREAFTQTVQARGYFKRQSGGKGQYGDVWIEFSPNEEGAGFEFEDAIVGGVVPREYIPSVEAGLKDSLNNGPLAGFPLVDLKAKLYDGSYHDVDSSEAAFKIAASLALKEAAKTAGAVILEPIMKVDIVVPEDNLGDAMGHVSARRGLLEGQEQRGNSMMIHAKVPLSEMFGYATTLRSATQGRGTFQMAFDHYEAVPKNVQDDIISKYGKGSDAE; translated from the coding sequence ATGGCTAACAAGCGTGAATACCCATTGCTACGTACTCGTAACATTGGTATCATGGCGCACATCGACGCCGGTAAGACGACGACGACTGAGCGTATTTTGTACTACACTGGTAAGATCCACAAGATTGGTGAGACTCACGACGGAGCTTCACAAATGGACTTCATGGAGCAAGAAAAGGAACGTGGAATCACGATCCAATCTGCTGCCACGACTGCCGTTTGGCGTGGATTCCACGACCAATACGACAAGGAACCATTCCGTGTTAACATCATCGACACTCCAGGACACGTGGACTTCACTATCGAAGTTGAGCGTTCATTGCGTGTTCTTGACGGAGCCGTAGCCGTTCTTGACGGTGCTGCCGGTGTTGAGCCACAAACTGAAACTGTTTGGCGTCAAGCCGAGACGTACGAAGTACCTCGTATCGTCTTTGTTAACAAGATGGACAAGATGGGTGCTGACTTCCAAATGTCAGTTGACTCATTGAAGTCACGTTTGGACGCTAACGCTAAGGCTGTTCAATGGCCAATCGGTGCCGAAGATGACTTTGAGGCCATCATCGACTTGATCGAAAAGGTTGCTTTGTACCCAATCGACGAATTGGGTGAGAAGTGGGAGAAGCGCGAAATCCCTGCTGACTATGCTGAATTGGCAGAAGAGAAGTACAACGAATTGGTTGAAGCCATCGCTGATGTTGATGACGAAATCATGGACAAGTACTTGGGCGGAGAAGAGATTTCAGAAGCTGAATTGAAGGCTGCTATCCGTCGTGCAACGATTTCATTGCAATTCTACCCAGTTCTTGCAGGTTCTGCCTACAAGGATAAGGGTGTGCAAATGATGCTTGACGCGGTTGTTGACTACTTGCCATCACCATTGGATGTTAAGCCTTATGTTGCTACGGACCCAGATACTGACGAAGAAGTTGACTTGATTGCCGACGATGACAAGCCATTTGCGGCTTTGGCATTTAAGGTTATGACGGACCCATTCGTTGGTCGTTTGACTTTCGTTCGTGTTTACACTGGTACTTTGGAGTCAGGTTCATACGTTTTGAACACGTCTAAGGGAAAGCGTGAGCGCGTTGGTCGTTTGCTACAAATGCACGCTACGAACCGTACTGAAATCGAAGAAGTGTTCTCAGGTGATATCGCTGCTTTGATCGGTTTGAAGGATACGACTACTGGTGACTCATTGACTGCTACGGATCACCCATTGATCTTGGAGTCAATGGAGTTCCCTGACCCAGTTATCCAATTGGCTATCGAGCCAAAGACGAAGGCTGACCAAGACAAGATGTCAACTGCTTTGCAAAAGTTGGCTGAAGAAGACCCATCATTCCGTGCTGAGACGAACCCAGAAACTGGTGACACGTTGATCTCAGGAATGGGTGAGTTGCACTTGGACATCATCGTTGACCGTTTGCGTCGTGAATTTAACGTTGAAGCTACTGTTGGTGCGCCACAAGTTGCTTACCGTGAAGCATTTACGCAAACTGTTCAAGCCCGTGGTTACTTTAAGCGCCAATCAGGTGGTAAGGGACAATACGGTGACGTTTGGATTGAATTCTCACCAAACGAAGAAGGTGCTGGATTCGAGTTCGAAGATGCCATCGTTGGTGGTGTGGTTCCTCGTGAATACATCCCTTCAGTTGAAGCTGGTTTGAAGGACTCATTGAACAACGGTCCTTTGGCTGGATTCCCATTGGTTGACTTGAAGGCTAAGTTGTACGATGGTTCATACCACGATGTCGACTCATCAGAAGCTGCCTTTAAGATTGCTGCATCATTGGCTTTGAAGGAAGCTGCAAAGACTGCTGGTGCCGTTATCTTGGAGCCAATCATGAAGGTTGACATCGTTGTTCCTGAGGATAACTTGGGAGATGCAATGGGTCACGTTTCAGCCCGTCGTGGTTTGTTGGAAGGACAAGAGCAACGTGGTAACTCAATGATGATCCACGCTAAGGTTCCTCTATCAGAAATGTTCGGATATGCAACGACTTTGCGTTCAGCTACGCAAGGACGTGGAACGTTCCAAATGGCATTCGATCACTACGAAGCTGTTCCTAAGAACGTGCAAGACGACATCATCTCAAAGTACGGTAAGGGTTCAGACGCTGAGTAA
- a CDS encoding ABC transporter ATP-binding protein, with protein sequence MAQPIIEFKHVAKQYDDTVVLKSVDLEIEAGKFYTLLGPSGSGKTTILRLIAGFLEASSGDILFEGERINDVPAEKRRVNTVFQNYALFPNMNVFENVAFGMSIKGKPKNEIKAKVAEMLEMVKLGGYEDREISELSGGQQQRVAIARALANDPEVLLLDEPLSALDYKLRKDMQYELREIQKRLGITFIFVTHDQEEALAMSDWIFVTNEGEIVQNGTPVDIYDEPINHFVADFIGESNIVPGVMREDYLVSFAGKEFENVDGGMRPNEQVEVVLRPEDLDLVSEEEGKLVVTIDDQSFRGDYYEITAYDDDQNEWQIQATNPAVIGERRGLYFDPEDIHIMRLNESEEDFDARLEQYEDAEEEEGAANEE encoded by the coding sequence TTGGCACAACCCATTATTGAATTTAAGCATGTGGCTAAGCAATACGACGACACAGTCGTATTGAAGTCTGTCGATTTAGAAATCGAAGCAGGGAAGTTTTACACCTTGTTGGGCCCTTCAGGATCAGGTAAGACAACGATTTTGCGTTTGATTGCCGGCTTCTTGGAGGCCTCATCAGGTGACATCCTGTTTGAAGGGGAACGTATTAACGATGTTCCAGCTGAAAAGCGCCGTGTAAATACGGTTTTCCAGAACTACGCATTGTTCCCAAATATGAACGTATTTGAGAACGTCGCCTTTGGAATGTCTATTAAAGGAAAGCCAAAGAATGAAATTAAGGCGAAGGTCGCTGAAATGCTTGAAATGGTCAAGTTGGGTGGCTACGAGGACCGTGAAATTTCAGAGCTTTCTGGTGGTCAACAACAACGTGTTGCGATTGCGCGCGCGTTGGCTAACGACCCAGAAGTCTTGTTGCTAGACGAACCATTGTCAGCGTTGGACTACAAGTTGCGTAAGGATATGCAATACGAATTGCGTGAAATCCAAAAGCGTTTGGGCATTACGTTTATCTTCGTTACCCACGACCAAGAAGAAGCGTTGGCGATGTCTGACTGGATTTTCGTTACGAATGAGGGAGAAATCGTTCAAAATGGAACGCCAGTTGATATCTACGATGAACCAATCAACCACTTCGTTGCGGACTTTATTGGTGAATCAAACATCGTGCCGGGTGTGATGCGTGAAGACTACTTGGTTTCATTTGCCGGTAAGGAATTTGAAAACGTCGACGGTGGTATGCGTCCTAACGAACAAGTTGAAGTTGTTTTGCGTCCGGAAGATTTGGACTTGGTGTCTGAAGAAGAAGGTAAGCTGGTCGTAACGATTGATGACCAATCATTCCGTGGTGACTACTACGAAATTACGGCGTACGATGATGACCAAAACGAATGGCAAATTCAAGCGACAAACCCAGCTGTTATTGGTGAGCGTCGTGGTTTGTACTTCGACCCAGAAGATATTCACATTATGCGTTTGAACGAATCTGAAGAAGACTTCGATGCACGTTTGGAGCAATACGAGGACGCTGAAGAGGAAGAAGGGGCTGCAAATGAAGAATAA
- a CDS encoding ABC transporter permease, translating to MKNKGTISYTVPYYLWLVLFVIAPVVLLVIQSFGNIYGHFTFDNYATYFSSGTYLRMTFNSVFFAFVVTAITLLISYPMAYIMSRLKNAQLWLLLVILPTWVNLLLKAYAFIGLFSKTGTVNNFLSFIGIGPHQIMFTDASFMIVAAYIEIPFMIMPIFNSLVELDRSLINAARDLGATPWQTLTKVIIPMSMGGVKAGIQAVFIPTLSLFMITRLIGGNRVITLGTAIEEHFLVTQNWGMGSTIGVILIIAMAATMFFTRDRKKKGGRRG from the coding sequence ATGAAGAATAAGGGAACAATCAGCTACACGGTTCCATACTACTTGTGGCTCGTTCTCTTTGTCATTGCGCCAGTTGTCCTATTGGTTATCCAATCATTTGGAAACATTTATGGACACTTCACGTTCGACAATTATGCGACCTACTTTAGTTCAGGGACGTATCTTCGTATGACGTTCAACTCGGTATTCTTTGCCTTCGTTGTGACGGCAATTACCTTGTTGATTTCATACCCAATGGCCTACATTATGAGCCGTTTGAAGAACGCACAATTGTGGCTGTTGCTTGTTATTTTGCCTACATGGGTCAACCTATTGCTTAAGGCATATGCATTTATTGGGCTATTTTCTAAGACAGGGACAGTTAATAACTTCCTCAGCTTTATCGGTATCGGCCCTCACCAAATCATGTTTACAGATGCATCATTTATGATTGTTGCGGCGTACATTGAAATTCCATTCATGATTATGCCAATTTTCAACTCATTGGTTGAATTGGATCGCAGCTTGATTAATGCAGCTCGTGATTTGGGGGCAACACCATGGCAAACGTTGACGAAGGTCATTATTCCAATGTCAATGGGTGGTGTGAAGGCTGGTATTCAAGCCGTCTTCATCCCAACGCTATCACTATTCATGATTACCCGTTTGATTGGTGGAAACCGCGTCATTACGCTGGGTACTGCCATTGAAGAGCACTTCTTGGTGACGCAAAACTGGGGAATGGGTTCAACAATTGGTGTGATTTTGATTATTGCCATGGCTGCAACGATGTTCTTTACGCGTGATCGTAAGAAGAAGGGAGGCCGTCGTGGATAA
- a CDS encoding prepilin peptidase has product MSVFDLPFIIALCSLTVQDLKRCLIDSRLLLPAFVLGVTHHDSHPLAAFLVYICALIINHHYHEKFLGNGDLDVIFVGALYLPADQIPLWLTISCGCHLPISLWQPKTPLPFLPALTIGFLALEVISQYGLLAR; this is encoded by the coding sequence ATGTCTGTATTCGACCTGCCCTTTATTATCGCACTTTGTTCACTAACTGTTCAAGATTTGAAGCGCTGTTTGATTGATTCTAGATTATTATTACCCGCATTTGTTTTGGGTGTTACACATCACGACTCACATCCACTAGCTGCATTCTTAGTCTATATTTGCGCCCTAATAATAAATCACCATTACCACGAAAAATTTCTTGGTAATGGTGATTTGGATGTTATTTTTGTTGGCGCACTCTACCTGCCGGCTGATCAGATCCCACTATGGCTAACAATTAGTTGTGGTTGCCATTTGCCGATCAGCCTCTGGCAACCGAAGACGCCTTTGCCCTTCCTACCAGCATTAACGATTGGATTTCTAGCGTTAGAAGTAATCAGCCAATACGGGTTGTTGGCGCGCTAA